The Mesoaciditoga lauensis cd-1655R = DSM 25116 genome has a segment encoding these proteins:
- a CDS encoding type II toxin-antitoxin system Phd/YefM family antitoxin codes for MKTKIMSVREFRSKMSKILGESEIIVTKDGVPTARVVPLSPIEKLDLLTQKTKDAFKEANVSDEEIEKMYLKVRGKKN; via the coding sequence GTGAAAACTAAGATCATGAGCGTGAGAGAATTCAGAAGCAAAATGTCAAAGATTTTGGGAGAAAGCGAGATCATAGTCACAAAAGATGGTGTGCCTACGGCAAGAGTCGTGCCTCTGAGCCCAATAGAAAAATTGGATCTCCTTACCCAAAAAACAAAGGATGCTTTTAAAGAGGCAAATGTAAGTGATGAAGAAATAGAGAAGATGTATCTGAAAGTGCGGGGAAAGAAAAATTGA